One segment of Ricinus communis isolate WT05 ecotype wild-type chromosome 8, ASM1957865v1, whole genome shotgun sequence DNA contains the following:
- the LOC8278045 gene encoding embryo-specific protein ATS3A, translating to MGIELCSRGLIFICCLFFLALLASGESLLPQKKVGNCTYAITIATTCTMGAGTADHVSLRFGDTKSDDIVVHHLNSKHVRKLDPLQPEVLDDMPRRPFQACMVDQFQVTGQCVDSPICYLYLKLAGKDDWRPGFAQVRVLEMEGSHLSSDYFYFRRYLPRHVWHGSDLCDREVTPFGIKHKRKVFARKLAN from the exons ATGGGAATAGAGTTGTGTTCCAGAGGTTTGATCTTCATTTGTTGCTTGTTTTTCCTTGCTTTACTAGCTTCAGGGGAGAGTCTGCTCCCACAAAAGAAG GTGGGGAATTGCACCTATGCAATAACAATAGCAACAACGTGCACAATGGGAGCAGGAACTGCAGATCATGTTAGCCTGAGATTCGGAGACACGAAATCAGATGACATAGTAGTGCACCATCTCAACTCAAAGCATGTAAGAAAGTTAGATCCATTGCAGCCTGAAGTGCTCGATGATATGCCTAGAAGACCTTTCCAGGCTTGCATGGTAGACCAGTTTCAAGTCACAGGCCAATGTGTGGACTCACCAATCTGCTACTTGTATCTAAAATTGGCTGGAAAGGATGATTGGAGGCCAGGTTTTGCTCAAGTTAGGGTACTAGAAATGGAAGGATCGCATCTTAGCTCAGATTACTTCTATTTTCGTCGGTATTTGCCTCGACATGTTTGGCATGGCTCTGATTTGTGTGACAGAGAGGTTACTCCTTTTGGgattaaacataaaagaaaggtcTTTGCAAGGAAGCTGGCTAATTAA
- the LOC8271713 gene encoding laccase-17 isoform X1, whose protein sequence is MGSPFLLPKPSFLGVSLFILVTFCLLPEPAFGRTRHYKFDIKLQNVTRLCHTKSIVTVNGMFPGPRIVAREGDNLLIKVVNHVQNNISLHWHGIRQLRSGWADGPAYITQCPIQTGQHYLYNYTVVGQRGTLWWHAHISWLRSTLYGPIIIFPKRGVPYPFAKPYKEVPITFGEWFNADTETIIKQALQTGGGPNVSDAYTINGLPGPLYNCSAKDTFKLKVKTGKTYMLRLINAALNDELFFSIANHTLTVVDVDAVYVKPFETKILLIAPGQTTNVLLKTKPSFPNAAFFMTARPYVTGQGTFDNSTVAGILEYEPSTLSNKKLPLFKPSLPALNDTAFATNFTNRLRSLASAQFPANVPQVVDKQFFFTVGLGTNPCPKNQTCQGPNGTKFAASINNISFAMPTTALLQAHYSGQSKGVYSPYFPISPIIPFNYTGNPPNNTMVSNGTKLVVLSYNTSVELILQDTSILGAESHPLHLHGFNFFVVGQGFGNFDPKKDPAKYNLIDPVERNTVGVPSGGWVAIRFRADNPGVWFMHCHLEVHTSWGLKMAWVVLDGKLPNQKLRPPPADLPKC, encoded by the exons ATGggttctccttttcttcttccaaAACCATCATTTCTTGGagtttctctctttattttggTTACTTTCTGCCTTCTTCCTGAACCTGCATTTGGCAGAACCAGGCATTACAAGTTTGAT ATCAAGTTGCAAAATGTGACTCGTTTGTGCCACACCAAGAGCATAGTAACTGTAAATGGAATGTTTCCTGGACCTCGCATTGTAGCTAGGGAGGGTGACAATCTTCTTATTAAGGTGGTCAACCATGTCCAAAACAACATCTCTCTCCATTG GCATGGAATTAGGCAGCTTCGAAGTGGGTGGGCCGATGGACCGGCATACATAACACAATGTCCTATCCAAACTGGTCAGCACTATTTATACAACTATACTGTTGTTGGCCAGAGAGGCACCCTTTGGTGGCATGCACATATTTCCTGGTTAAGATCAACTCTTTATGGCCCCATTATCATTTTCCCCAAACGCGGAGTTCCTTACCCTTTTGCTAAGCCATACAAGGAAGTACCCATCACCTTTG GAGAGTGGTTTAATGCAGATACTGAAACTATCATTAAACAGGCCTTGCAAACAGGTGGAGGTCCAAATGTTTCTGATGCCTATACGATTAATGGGCTTCCAGGGCCATTGTATAACTGCTCTGCCAAAG ATACATTTAAACTGAAGGTGAAAACTGGCAAGACTTACATGCTTCGCCTGATCAACGCTGCACTCAACGATGAGCTCTTCTTCAGTATAGCAAACCACACACTAACAGTTGTTGATGTTGATGCTGTTTATGTTAAGCCTTTCGAAACCAAGATATTGCTGATTGCACCAGGACAAACTACAAATGTTCTTCTTAAGACCAAACCCAGTTTCCCAAATGCCGCATTTTTCATGACTGCTAGACCTTATGTTACTGGACAAGGCACTTTCGACAATTCAACTGTGGCAggaattttagaatatgaacCCTCAACCCTCTCTAACAAAAAGCTTCCACTCTTCAAACCATCTTTGCCTGCTCTTAACGACACTGCCTTTGCCACTAATTTTACGAATAGACTTCGTAGCTTGGCAAGTGCCCAATTCCCTGCCAATGTTCCTCAAGTGGTAGATAAGCAATTTTTCTTCACAGTAGGCCTAGGGACAAACCCTTGCCCGAAAAACCAAACTTGCCAAGGACCAAATGGAACTAAGTTTGCTGCCTCAATTAACAACATATCTTTTGCAATGCCAACTACAGCTTTGCTCCAAGCACATTATTCCGGCCAATCAAAGGGTGTTTATTCTCCTTATTTCCCAATTAGTCCAATAATACCATTTAACTATACTGGCAATCCACCAAACAATACTATGGTCAGCAATGGGACTAAGCTTGTTGTCCTTTCTTATAACACTAGTGTGGAGCTAATTCTGCAGGATACCAGCATTCTTGGTGCTGAGAGTCACCCTCTTCACTTGCATGGATTCAATTTCTTCGTTGTCGGTCAAGGTTTTGGGAACTTTGATCCAAAGAAAGATCCTGCTAAGTACAATCTTATTGACCCTGTTGAGAGGAACACTGTTGGTGTGCCCTCTGGCGGGTGGGTTGCTATAAGGTTCCGTGCTGATAATCCAG GGGTATGGTTCATGCATTGCCATCTAGAAGTGCACACAAGCTGGGGTTTGAAGATGGCTTGGGTTGTATTGGATGGAAAGCTTCCCAACCAGAAGTTGCGCCCTCCACCAGCTGATCTTCCAAAATGTTGA
- the LOC8271713 gene encoding laccase-17 isoform X2, whose product MFPGPRIVAREGDNLLIKVVNHVQNNISLHWHGIRQLRSGWADGPAYITQCPIQTGQHYLYNYTVVGQRGTLWWHAHISWLRSTLYGPIIIFPKRGVPYPFAKPYKEVPITFGEWFNADTETIIKQALQTGGGPNVSDAYTINGLPGPLYNCSAKDTFKLKVKTGKTYMLRLINAALNDELFFSIANHTLTVVDVDAVYVKPFETKILLIAPGQTTNVLLKTKPSFPNAAFFMTARPYVTGQGTFDNSTVAGILEYEPSTLSNKKLPLFKPSLPALNDTAFATNFTNRLRSLASAQFPANVPQVVDKQFFFTVGLGTNPCPKNQTCQGPNGTKFAASINNISFAMPTTALLQAHYSGQSKGVYSPYFPISPIIPFNYTGNPPNNTMVSNGTKLVVLSYNTSVELILQDTSILGAESHPLHLHGFNFFVVGQGFGNFDPKKDPAKYNLIDPVERNTVGVPSGGWVAIRFRADNPGVWFMHCHLEVHTSWGLKMAWVVLDGKLPNQKLRPPPADLPKC is encoded by the exons ATGTTTCCTGGACCTCGCATTGTAGCTAGGGAGGGTGACAATCTTCTTATTAAGGTGGTCAACCATGTCCAAAACAACATCTCTCTCCATTG GCATGGAATTAGGCAGCTTCGAAGTGGGTGGGCCGATGGACCGGCATACATAACACAATGTCCTATCCAAACTGGTCAGCACTATTTATACAACTATACTGTTGTTGGCCAGAGAGGCACCCTTTGGTGGCATGCACATATTTCCTGGTTAAGATCAACTCTTTATGGCCCCATTATCATTTTCCCCAAACGCGGAGTTCCTTACCCTTTTGCTAAGCCATACAAGGAAGTACCCATCACCTTTG GAGAGTGGTTTAATGCAGATACTGAAACTATCATTAAACAGGCCTTGCAAACAGGTGGAGGTCCAAATGTTTCTGATGCCTATACGATTAATGGGCTTCCAGGGCCATTGTATAACTGCTCTGCCAAAG ATACATTTAAACTGAAGGTGAAAACTGGCAAGACTTACATGCTTCGCCTGATCAACGCTGCACTCAACGATGAGCTCTTCTTCAGTATAGCAAACCACACACTAACAGTTGTTGATGTTGATGCTGTTTATGTTAAGCCTTTCGAAACCAAGATATTGCTGATTGCACCAGGACAAACTACAAATGTTCTTCTTAAGACCAAACCCAGTTTCCCAAATGCCGCATTTTTCATGACTGCTAGACCTTATGTTACTGGACAAGGCACTTTCGACAATTCAACTGTGGCAggaattttagaatatgaacCCTCAACCCTCTCTAACAAAAAGCTTCCACTCTTCAAACCATCTTTGCCTGCTCTTAACGACACTGCCTTTGCCACTAATTTTACGAATAGACTTCGTAGCTTGGCAAGTGCCCAATTCCCTGCCAATGTTCCTCAAGTGGTAGATAAGCAATTTTTCTTCACAGTAGGCCTAGGGACAAACCCTTGCCCGAAAAACCAAACTTGCCAAGGACCAAATGGAACTAAGTTTGCTGCCTCAATTAACAACATATCTTTTGCAATGCCAACTACAGCTTTGCTCCAAGCACATTATTCCGGCCAATCAAAGGGTGTTTATTCTCCTTATTTCCCAATTAGTCCAATAATACCATTTAACTATACTGGCAATCCACCAAACAATACTATGGTCAGCAATGGGACTAAGCTTGTTGTCCTTTCTTATAACACTAGTGTGGAGCTAATTCTGCAGGATACCAGCATTCTTGGTGCTGAGAGTCACCCTCTTCACTTGCATGGATTCAATTTCTTCGTTGTCGGTCAAGGTTTTGGGAACTTTGATCCAAAGAAAGATCCTGCTAAGTACAATCTTATTGACCCTGTTGAGAGGAACACTGTTGGTGTGCCCTCTGGCGGGTGGGTTGCTATAAGGTTCCGTGCTGATAATCCAG GGGTATGGTTCATGCATTGCCATCTAGAAGTGCACACAAGCTGGGGTTTGAAGATGGCTTGGGTTGTATTGGATGGAAAGCTTCCCAACCAGAAGTTGCGCCCTCCACCAGCTGATCTTCCAAAATGTTGA
- the LOC8271698 gene encoding chitinase 2: MASFPILVLVLFTTFSLTQAAPANSKLFREYIGAEDKAVKFSDVPINSNIEFHFILSFAIDYTSSASPTNGYFNVYWDTENLTPSDVSSIRAHHSNVKMAMSLGGDTINGQNVYFQPKSISSWVSNAIHSISAIANKYKLDGIDIDYEHFSTDPDTFAECIGRLLIYLKQQKIVSFTSIAPYDDKSVQPYYLALWKKYGHLIDYVNFQFYAYPKGTTVSQFLKYFETQTSNYRGGKVLVSFGTDGSGGLSPQNGFFNACSRLRQLNKLHGIFIWSADDSKEAGFPFENQSQTFLASTK, from the coding sequence ATGGCTAGTTTCCCTATCCTTGTTCTAGTTCTGTTCACCACATTTTCATTAACCCAAGCAGCCCCAGCAAACTCCAAGCTCTTTAGGGAGTATATTGGAGCCGAGGACAAGGCTGTCAAATTTTCGGATGTCCCTATCAATTCCAATATCGAGTTTCACTTCATTCTCTCCTTTGCCATTGACTACACATCATCTGCTTCCCCAACCAATGGATACTTCAATGTATACTGGGACACTGAGAACCTTACACCTTCAGATGTTTCCTCTATCAGAGCCCACCATTCAAACGTCAAGATGGCTATGAGTCTTGGGGGTGACACTATAAATGGCCAGAACGTGTACTTTCAGCCTAAATCAATCAGCTCCTGGGTCAGCAACGCTATTCATTCGATATCAGCGATAGCAAACAAGTACAAGTTGGATGGTATTGATATCGACTACGAACACTTCAGCACAGATCCAGATACATTCGCCGAATGCATTGGACGTCTTCTTATTTACCTTAAACAACAGAAAATTGTGTCATTTACATCAATAGCTCCATATGATGACAAGTCTGTGCAACCGTATTACTTGGCCCTATGGAAGAAATATGGACATCTTATTGACTATGTTAACTTCCAGTTTTATGCCTATCCCAAGGGGACAACTGTTTCTCAGTTCTTGAAATATTTTGAGACCCAGACCTCTAATTATAGAGGTGGTAAGGTCTTAGTTAGCTTTGGAACAGATGGAAGTGGGGGTCTTTCTCCTCAGAATGGATTCTTTAATGCTTGCAGTAGACTTAGACAGCTGAACAAGCTACATGGCATATTCATATGGTCAGCAGATGACTCAAAGGAGGCCGGATTCCCTTTTGAGAACCAGTCACAAACCTTTTTGGCCAGCACAAAATGA
- the LOC8271699 gene encoding nucleolar protein 58, producing MKTVTGKIVSSNPVSISKAASILSMFVAAETGASQAVAAYLRRATTAFDELVRLHSKPNRKKHKNQKPDASASVELPIKEVEKTVKDEGEMINEVKEEKSEGERKKKKKERSGEIGKFGKGKMEIRIKEEERSQAASNLLGEEIERKKDRKKNKKKESANIGNCEENGSEIGNNVKIKEEENHFGEDKGKMVINEEKKKRKSREADDQESSDKKKKKKRRKEDN from the coding sequence ATGAAGACAGTAACAGGAAAGATTGTTTCTTCAAATCCTGTTTCAATCTCCAAAGCCGCTTCAATCCTTTCCATGTTTGTCGCCGCGGAGACTGGTGCTTCCCAGGCTGTCGCCGCGTATCTCCGACGCGCCACCACCGCTTTCGATGAGTTAGTTCGCTTGCACTCGAAACCTAATCGCAAAAAGCACAAAAATCAAAAACCAGATGCCTCTGCTAGTGTCGAGTTACCGATAAAGGAGGTTGAAAAAACTGTGAAAGATGAGGGTGAAATGATAAATGAGGTTAAAGAAGAGAAGAGTGAAggtgaaagaaagaagaaaaagaaggagagAAGTGGCGAAATTGGCAAGTTCGGTAAGGGCAAAATGGAAATTAGAATAAAGGAAGAGGAGCGGAGTCAGGCTGCAAGTAATTTATTAGGGGAGGAAATTGAGAGAAAGAAGGACaggaagaagaacaagaagaaagaaagtgccAATATTGGTAATTGTGAGGAAAATGGGAGTGAAATTGGGAACAACGTGAAAATTAAGGAAGAAGAGAATCATTTTGGGGAAGATAAGGGGAAAATGGTAATTAAtgaggaaaagaagaagaggaagagtaGAGAGGCTGATGATCAGGAAAGTAgtgataagaagaagaagaaaaagaggagaaaAGAGGATAATTGA